The sequence CCGCAAGGTGACGTCGTCGGCCGGGTTTCTCGTCCCCACCGGCCAGACCAGCCGGGTGGACGGCGGCCGGCCAGCCGAGCTGTTCCGCCCCGGCGCCGCGCCGCTGCTACATCCGGCGATGCTGCGCCCGGCACCGCACCGGCAGCGGGGGTAAGAGACGGTGGGGTAACAGACGGCGGGGCAGCAGCTGGACGGCCGGGCGCCCGGGCGATCGGGGGGTGAACCCGGGCGGCCGGCCTGAACCATTGATAACAGTAAGCACACGGGCGGTCACGCTTTGGTGGCCGGCGTGCCATCTGCGCGACGGGTGCCCCCAGGGCGCGGCATACCGGCCGATTGTCCGTCACCCTCGGCCACGGCGGCCACCCTGTCCCGCGCGAGGCCCGCGATCCCGGCGGCGATGAGCACCAGCGCGGCGACGAAGGCGACGAGGTGCGGGCCGGTCGGGACCGGCTCGTCGAACAGCGTCAGGCCCAGCACCACCGGCAGGAAGGCGGAGATGCCGCTGGTCACCGGGAAGGCGATCACCGCGGCCTGCCCCTGCAGGCCGCGCTGCTCCAGGCCGATCGCCAGCACGGAGAACACGATCAGCAGGTAGAAGGCCGGCCCGCTCAGCAGATCGAACACGTAGGAGGCGATGGGATCCCCGCTGGAACGACGCTCGTCGAGGGCCAGTCCGAACTGGCGGGTCGCGAGCGTCGCGATCGCGTAGGCGACCCCGGCCGCGACGCCGAACAGGAACGCGGCGGTCGCCACCCGTCCCCCGAGGGCGGCGCGGTTCGCGCCGAGCGCGGCCAGCAGCGCGAAGACCAGCCCGGTGGACAGGAACAGCAACAGGACCTTCGTGCTGGCCATCGACCCGACCCCGCCGTGGCGCGCGAACGCGTAGGCGAGGAGCGCGACCCCCGCGACCATCAGGCAGATCGCCGCCGCCCCTGCGTGGCTGAGGTGCTCGCGCAGCGCGTGACCGGCCAGCAGGGTGAAGACGATCATGTCGAGCGCCATCACCGGGCCGACGAGCGCCACCGGCGCGACCGACAGTGCGTACACCTCCAGCAGGAAGGCCGCCGTCTCCACCGCGAGGCCGGCCAGCCACAGCGGCCGACGGACGAGCCGGGCCAGCAGGCCGAGCCCGAGGCCGCGGCCGGCGTCCTCGCGGCGAGCCGCCTTCGCCTGCACCAACGGCGCGACCCCGTACAACGCCGCCGAACCGATCGTCGCCGGCAGCCCGTACCCGATTGCCGCGCTCACCGACCTCCCCCGCCGAGCCTTCGAGAAGCGTCGGTCACCGACCAGGGGTCAGGCCGACGAGGGCCAACGCCTTGCCAAAGGCGTCTTCCCACTCCCGGGGACCGCGGGTGACCCGAGTGGTCGGCGGCCGCACCCCGTCGAGCGCGGCCAGCACCGAGCGGGTGAGCGCGCGCGGGTCGCGGCCGGCGATCTCGGCACCGCCCTTCTCCAGCTCCCCCTGCAGGTTGTCCCGGCCGTGGCCCGGCACGACGTCCAGCAGCAGCAGGTCGCGACCGACGACCCGCGCCTCGCTGCACGTGTCGCCGGACGAGGTCACGACCAGGTCGGCGGCGGCCATGAGCTGGGGAATCCGGTCGGTGAAGCCAAACGGGATCACCCGGTGCTCGCGCTCGGCCAGCGCCGCGAGCCGGCGGGCCAGCTTGGCGTTGTGCCCGGCGACGGCGAAGACCCACACGCCTGCCGCCGCCATCGCCTCGGCCGCCGCGACCAGCGGGCCGAGGCCCCAGGCACCGGACATCAACAGCACGCAGCGCGCCTCCAGCGGGATGCCGAAGGCGAGCCGGGCGTCCCGCTGCGTCGGCGCCTCGTAGAACGGGGCCCGCACCGGCGTCGGGACGACAGCGATCTCGGCACGCGGGTGGAACCGGCGGACGTAGCGCATCGCGGTCGGCGAGGTGACCAGGTAGAGGTCGGTGTTCTGATGCACCCACAGCCGGTGCGGGCAGACGTCCGTGCAGAACACCACCGTGACCAGGCCGGGGAAGTCGGCCTTGACCCGGCTGGCGGCGGCCGCGCCGGTGGCGAAGACGGAGATGACCACGCTCACCGGTTCCCGGGTCAGCTCGTCGCGCATCCGCGGCACCAGGAAGCGGCTGGACAGGGCGTCGATCGCGGTCGCGATCCGGCCGCCGGTCCGCAGCTGGTTGAAGTGGAACGCGTCGTAGAGGCCGGGGACCTCCAGCATCCCGCGGAACACCGCCTCGCCGAGGCGCCCACCGGGCCCGCCGAGCATCCGCAGGCTGTCCAGCGTGCGGACCCGCATCTGCCGGGCCTCCAGCGAGGAGGCACAGGCCTGGGCCATCACGTGGTGCCCCATGCCGAGCGAGCCGGTCAGCAGCAGGGCACCCCCGCTCGGGCGCGGGCGCGCGAACGGGACGTCGAACCCGCGCATCCCTGGGTACGGGCCGCCGGCCGACCGGGCCTGTCTCGCCTGCCCGGGTGAGGTTCCCGAGTCGGGCAGGGTCGGCACGTCCTCGGGCCGGAACGGGACCGTCGGGACCTGAGCCGGATCCCCGATCCGGGCGCCACGGGCGGGCCAGGCGGACTCGGCCGCCATCACCGCTCCACCGGGCTCGCCGCCAGGCCGGCGCGGCGCGCCGACGGCGTGGCCGGCGCGCCGTCCTGCCGGCTGGGCTCGCGGGCGGTCGCGTCGTCGGCCGGCGCTGCCGGGACAGCCGGCCTGCGCGGCCGCCCGGCCGGCGACCCGTCGACGCCCGCCTGATCCGCCCGCTTGCCACTCTTCCCGTCGGCCCTGTTGGCGCGGTACCACTCGACGTACTGGCGCACCCCGTCGTGGAACGTCGTCGTCGGCCGCCAGTCGAGCAGCCGGGCGGCCCGCTCGGCGGACACCTCACGGCCGCGGTAGTCGCCGGGCCGGGCCGGCACGTGCTCGATCTCCACGCCAGGGAAGTGGGCCCGCACGGCCTCGGCCATGTCGAGGACGCTGATGCGCTCGGCGCCCTCCAGCGCGATCGTCTCGTTCTCGGCGGCGGGCGCGGTCAACGCGCGGACATGCGCGTCGGCCAGGTCACGGACGTACACGTACCGGCGGAACTGGCGACCGTCACCGGCGACCGTGAGCGGCTCGCCGGCGACCGCGCGGGCGACGAAGCGGGCCAGCACCAGCTCGTCGCGCATCCCGGGACCGTACGGGATCCCGTAGCGCAGGATCGTGAACGGCAGGCCGTAGGTCTCCCGGTAGCTGTGCAGCAGCAGCTCGGCCGCCAGCTTGGTGGACGTGTAGATATGACCGGCCCGGCCGAGCTCGATGACGGAGTCCTCCGTCAGGCTCTCGCCGCCCGCCGCCCCGACCTCGGGCCTCCCGTCGGCGTCGGGCACGGCGCCATAGACCCAGACGGTGCTGGCGAACAGCACCCGGCGCACGCCGGTCCGGCGGGCGGCCTCGCAGACGTTGCCGGTGCCCTCGACGTTGAGCCGCACGGTGCCGACCGGGTCGGCGAAGGCCAGGTCGACGTTCGACATGCCGGCGATGTGGAAGACCGCGTCGCAGCCGTCGAACGCGCCGGCCACGGCCTCGAGGTCGAGGACGTCGACCACCCGGTGATCGGCCCGCGTGTCGGCGCCGTTCACGGCCAGGTCCAGCGCGCGGACCTCGTGGCCCGCGTCGAGCAGCCGGTCGACCACGTGCGCGCCGATGAAGCCGGAACCGCCAGTAACAGCAACTCGCATGTCAGTGCTCCAAACGGGGGAACCTCCGCCGGGACGGCCGGACGAGAACGACCGCGACGGCGACGGCTCGCGGATCTGCGCGGGAGACGGGAGAAGTCCGGCTCGCGACGGCCGAGGACGTGCGTCACGCGTCGAGCCGCCGGTCGGCAGTCTGCCCGGACTTTCCTCAGCCGGTCAGCAACTGCGCTCTCAGCGCCCCGGAGAGGCCGGTCAGAACGTGGTCGGCCTCGGCGTCCGTCATATCCGAATGGATGGGCAGGCAGATATGCCGGGCGCAGACGTCCTCGGCGACGGGAAGCGTCCCCGCGGCGAGGCTCTCGAAGACCGGCTGCTGGTGCAGCGGGGCCTCGTAGACCTCGCCGGCAAGACCCACCCCATGCTTTTCCTTGAGCTCCTTGCGCAGAGATGTCCGGTCGACACCGGAACTCGGCAGCACTATGTACTTGTAGTAGTTGTTCACGTCGGCGGGCGGCGTCCGCGGCCGTTCCAGACCGGGGTTGGCGTCGATCGCCGCGTCGTAGCGCGCGGCGATCCGAGCCCGGACCGCGAGAAACTCCGGCAATCGGCGCAGATGTACGAGCCCGGTGACGGCATGGATCTCACTCATCCGCCACGCGTAACCCTGCCGAATGTGGACGTTGCCCAGGAAACCTGCTTTCCCCTGGTCCCGGTAAAGAAGCGCCTCATCCCGGATCCGGTCGTCGGAGGTGACGATCATGCCGCCCTCGCCGCTGGTGATGACCTTCGTCGGGTAGAAGGAGAAGGCCGCGGCGACGCCGAACTGGCCGGCGTACCGGCCGGCGCGCTGGGAGCCGTGCGCGTGCGCTGCGTCCTCGACGAGGGCCAGTCCACGCTTGTCACACAGCGCCCGCAGCGCGCTGACGCCGGCCGGGATGAGCCCGCCGACATGGACGACGACGACGGCCTTCGTCCGCTCGGTCAGCACCTCGGCCACCGTCTCGGCCGACAGCGCGAAGGTGTTCGGGTCTACGTCCGCGAACACCGGTCGCCCACCGGCCCGCTGCACGGCGAAGGCGGTCGCCGCGAAGGTGTTCGTCGGCAGCACGACGTCGGCCCCCGCCACGTCCACGGCCCGCAGGATGATCTCCAACGCGGCCGTCCCGCTGTTCACCGCGATCGCGAACGGAGCGGCGTGCGCCCGCGCGAAGGCGTTCTCGAACTCACGGGTGTACGGGCCGAGGGTGAGCTGACCGGTGGCCAGGATTTCGGCCGTCGCCGCCGCGATCTCGGCACGGTCCGCCTCGGAGAAGACGATTCTCGCCGCTGGCACCTGCACCGGTTCCCCCAGTCTTCCCGATCGCTGTCTCCCCGATCGCGCCTCGCACCGATTTCGGGTGCTCGCGGCCGGCCAGGTTCCTAAGCTCCCGGACCGCCGACCGCCCGGATCGCCGACGGCGCGGCACCGCTCGGAGGATCCTCGATCCGCCCCCGTTCGACACCGGCGCCGTCAGCAGACGTTAACCGCTCTCGGCCACTGCGGCCCGTCGTATCCGTCGCGCGAGATCCGGAAGCCCCGACTTTGCCGGACCGTTTGGCTTGCTCCGGCCCTTTCCCGGCACCTCGGCCGAAAAAGGGCTGACGAGAACAAAAAGAACCGCCGTCAGGAAAGACGAGAGCGAGACGCGGCCCGGCCGGTCCAACTTAGCCCGGCGGCAATAGCGCGCAGAAGTTCGAGAACACGCGGAAGCGAACAAAAGGTCCGCAAACATATGGACGCCCCGACAGTCCATTGACTCCTGACGTACGGGGGGAACGCAGGAGATCCGGTCCATCGGGGCGTGGGTTCACACTACGTCCCCCGAACGTCCAGGTGGATGGGACCAAAGTCTCTACTTTTACCTCTAGGCGGACAGACCACTTCTACGCTCCGAATTGGTTTGACAACTTTCCGCAACGCAAGTTCCATCCTCACCAACCGCATCTGGAATTCCAGCAGGTAGACGCGCCCGATCAGATCGGCGATGGCACCTTTGGGTCACCATCTGGTAACTGTGTTCGCTCAGCTGCCTCACGGAAACGATTGTCTGCTTCACTGTCAGGTGTGCCGCTGCGAGAGGTGCGCGACGCGCACCGACATCTCGGAGTACTCCCCGCCTTCGGCTTCTACGGCGGGCCGCCGGTGACGCCGGATGTCTCGGCGCGTGGCACCCTCGCCGAGCTGCGCGCCGACCTGGACCGCGAAGGCACCGCCAGGGCACTGGTCATCCCGAACTACGGGGTCCCGGACGTGGCGGTCACCTTCGGCTTCAACGAGCTGTGCGTCGAGGCCGCGCAGGCCGACGACCGGATCCGGGCCGGCCTGTGGGTGTCGCCGCGACCGGCGGACGCGGCGCTGACCGAGCAGGCGCTCCAGCTCGCCGGTGAACGGGGCGTCGCGGCGCTGAAACTGAGCTTCCTGCTCGGCGGCCGCGCCGACGCCCCGGACTGCGCACCCCAGCTGGACGCGATCTTCGCCACGGCGGCGGCGCGCGACCTGGTGGTGCACGTCCACACCTCACCAGGAGCCGCCTCCGACATCGACGTCGTCGGGCATCTCGTCGACCGGTACGCCGACGACGTGCGCATTCACCTCGTGCACCTCGGTGGCGGCGTGAGCGGGCACATCAAGCTGATCGGCGGCCGGTTCTTCGACTGGGTCGCCGCCGGCAAGCGGGTCTACACCGATACCAGCTGGGCGGTCGGCTTCGCGCCCCGCTGGCTGGCCACCGAGATCGAACGGCGCGGCCTCGGCCACGACCGGCTGCTGTTCGCCAGCGACGAGCCCTGGGGCGACCACCCGGGCGAACTCGCCCGGCTGGCGGCGGCCGTCGGCGACGGGGAGCTGGCCCGGCACGTCTTCACCGACAACTTCGACACCCTCTACGGCTGCCACTCGCCCTGACCGGCCCGTCACCGAGGCTCGCCACCGGCGATCGCCGACCGAGGGCCGGCCGGCCCGCCCTCAGGCCCACAGCGGGATCACAGACCGGTGGGCGATCTCCACTTCACAGTTGAACCGTGCCAGAAGGATCAGAACTACCCAGGCCGCTGAGTAGAAGGGAAGTCGCCCCCGATGGAGCTGACCGAGCTGGAGCAGCAGAGCATCGCCGAGGTCCCGCACCCGTCACTGCCGCCCGGCAGCAACCTTTACGGCTCAACCAAGATCTTTCCTGACTACCAGGCCGAGAACGGCGAGAGCTACCTGACCCTCATCCACGGCATCGCGCACGAGTCGTCCGTGAGCTTCGTGGCGATCCTGCAGGCGACCCGGGCCCTGCGGAAGGGCTTCGAGTCGGTCATCTACTTCTACGGGCCGGGCGCGATGAACGCGATGGCGACCCGGGGCTTCCCACACACCGGCGACTCCGCGTTCGCCGGCGAGCACAACATCAACAATCAGCTGGAGACCTTCATCAAGGAGGGCGGGAAGGTCTACGTCTGCCGGTTCGGCCTGTCCCTGCACGGGCTGCGCGAGGAAGACCTGATCGAGGGCGTCATCCCGGCGCATCCGCTGGACATCCAGGACTGCGTGATCCATTACGCCCGCAAGGGCGCCGTCATCAACTCGACCTACATGTTCTGATGACGCTGCCGCCCACCCCCTCCGCGGCGAGCGTCAACGCAGACGGCGGCCCCGCGGCCGCGACCACCCGCCCCGCGACGGCCGGCCAGGCCCGTCCCCCCGACCTCACGACCGACCACCTCACGACCGACCACCTCATGACGGACAAGGCCAGCGCGGCCCTCACCGCGTCGGCCGACCTCGACACCGGCTCGCGGCTCGCGGCTGCCCGACCGGCGAGCCTGGAGACCCGGGTCGGCCTCGCGGTCCACGGCGTGCGGCTCACCGCCCCGGTGAGCCGGCGGGCCGGAGCCGGCCCGAGCGACGACGGGCACGTCGTGCTCGGCGGCCGCGGCGTCGCGCTGCCGATCGTGGCGACGAGCCGGTACGAGGTCAGCGGCGACCGGCTGCTGTTCGAGGGCACCGACCTCGGCATCCCCGTCGAGCCGGTCCGCCGGCCCCGGTTCTACGACCTCACGACGGCCGACGGCATCCGCTACGAACAGCTGGCCCGGCTGCACGGCGCCGACGTGCTGGCGACCACCGTGCTGCAGACCTGCGTCCGCTACCAGGAGGCGGACCGCTGCCGCTTCTGCGCGATCGAGGAGTCGCTGCGCGCCGGGGCCACCACCGCGCGCAAGACCCCGGCCCAGCTGGCCGAGGTCGCCGAGGCCGCGGTACGCCTCGACGGCGTGCGGCAGCTGGTGATGACGACCGGCAGCACCGCCGCGCCCGACCGCGGCGCCCGGCTGCTGGCCGAGGCGGTCCGAGCCGTGCTCGCGGCGGTTCCGGGCCTGCCGATCCAGGTCCAGTGCGAGCCCCCGGCGGATCTCGGGGCGATCCGGGAGCTGCGCGAGGCAGGCGCGAGCGCGATCGGGATCCACGTCGAGTCCCTGGACGACGCCGTCCGCGCCCGCTGGATGCCAGGAAAGGCGACCGTCCCGTTGGCCGCCTACGAGGCCGCGTGGACGGAGGCGGTCCGCGTCTTCGGCCGCAACCGGGTCTCCACCTACCTGCTCATCGGCCTCGGTGAGGACCCGGATGAGCTCGTCGCCGGCGCCGAGCGGCTCATCGGCCTGGGCGTCTACCCGTTCGTCGTCCCGTTCCGGCCGATCGCCGGCACCCTCGCCGCCCGCGACGGCGCCAGAGCGCCGGACCAGGCGGTCGTGGCGGACGTGACCCGCCGGGTCGCGGCCGCCCTGCGGGCCGCCGGGATGCGCGGGGCCGACCAGACCGCGGGCTGCGCCGCCTGCGGTGCGTGCTCGGCGCTGCCCGAGGCGGGGGGCTGAGGACCGATGGTGGGCGCACTGCTCGCCGGTGACCCGGTCGCGGCCGGCCCGGTCGCCCCGGCCGGCCTGTCCGGGCGACCGGGACCGGTGGACACGCTCGCCGTCTGGGGTGATCCCGGGACGCTGCGCCGCCGCCCGCCCTACCGGATCGAGCGGGCGCACGACGCCGCCACCATCGCCGCCTACCACCGCCTGCGCCGGGCGGTGTTCGTTGACGAGCAGGGCCTGTTCGCCGACGGGCCGGCCGGTGACCTGGACGAGACCGACGAGGATCCGCGCACGACCGTGCTGGTCGCCCGGGCAGTCGGCGGGCCCCAGGAGGGCCAGGTGATCGGCGGCGTCCGGCTCGGCCCGACGGCGGCCTGGCCGGGACCGGACATCGGCTGGTGGCAGGGCGGCCGGCTCGCCGTCCGGGCAGCCGCCCGCCAGCGCTACGCCGGCGTCGGCGGCGCGCTGGTCAGGGCCGCGTGCGCGCACGCGGAGGCGGCCGGCGCACTGCGGTTCGACGCGACCGTCCAGCAGAGCCGGGAACGGTTCTTCGGCCGGCTCGGCTGGATGACGGTCGGGCCGACGACGGTCAACGGCGCCCCGCACGCGCTGATGCGCTGGCCGATCCACCGGGTCGCCATGCTCGCCGCGATCACCAAGGCGCCGCTGGGGGCGCTGCTCGGCGGGCTGCGCCCGGGCGGCACCGGCTTCGTCGGCGACGACGGCGCCCCGGTGCCGGGAACCGACATGGTGGCCGCCTGCGACGCCATCCTGCCGGCGATGGTCGACCGGGACCCGTTCTGGGCCGGCTGGTGCGGGGTGCTGGTCAACCTGAACGACCTGGCCGCGATGGGCGCCCAGCCGCTCGGGCTGCTCGACGCGGTCGCGGGGCCGACGGAGTCCCGGGTCAGCCGGGTGCTGGCCGGGCTGCGGGCGGCTTCCGACGCGTTCGCGGTGCCGATCCTCGGCGGGCACAGCCAGCTCGGCGTGGCGTCGTCACTCGCCGTCACCGCCGTGGGACGGGCCGAGGAACCGATCCGGGCCGGTGCCGGCCTGCCGGGGCACGTCATCACCGTCACCGCCGACCTGGCCGGCGGCTGGCGCCCCGGCTACACCGGCCGACAGTGGGACTCGACCTCGACCCGGCGGACCGCGGAGCTGCGCGGCATGCTCTCGCTCACCGTCCGCCACCGGCCGGTCGCGGCCAAGGACGTCAGCATGGCCGGGATCGTCGGCACCCTCGGCATGCTCGCCGAGTCCAGTGGCTGCTCGGCCGAGATCGACGTGGCGCGGGTGCCACGGCCGGCCGGAGTACCGGCCGGCGACTGGCTGACCTGCTTTCCCGGCTTCGCCATGGTCACGGCGGACGTCCCGGAGCGGCCGATGCCCGCGATGTCGCAGGCCGTCTCGGCCTGCTGCGGGCGGCTGGTGCCCGGCTCCGGCGTCTCGCTGCTGTGGCCGGACGGCCTGCGGACCCCCGTTCTCGGCGGCCACGTCACCGGGATGGGGCCCGCATGATCCAAAGCCAGAGCCCGGACGGTACCCGGGTTCGGGAACGAGACGGCCGACCTTCGACGGCTTGTGGTCGGCTGAGGACAGCGGTGGGGGGCAGGGGACCTGCGGATGAGCGTCATGACCATCGGGGTGGTGTCCGATTCGTTCGGGCGGGACCTGGCCACGTGCTTCGAACAGGTGGCCCGTTACATCGAGAAGGCGAGGGCGCAGGGCGTCCAGCTGCTCGCCCTGCCGGAGGCGGCGCTCGGCGGCTACCTGCCGGAGCTCGGCTCGACCGACGACCCAGGGGTCGGCGAGCCCGCACCGTTGCTCGCGGCCGACGGGCCGCAGATCGCCCGCCTGGTCGAGCTGGCCGGCGACATGATCGTCTGCATCGGCTACTCGGAACGGGCCGGAGCGCGCCGCTACAACAGCGCCGTCTGCGTCGGCGGCGGCGAAGTGCTCGGGCGTTACCGCAAGGTGCACCTGCCCCTGTCCGAGGGTGCTTCGTACGACGCGGGCACCGGATTCCACGCGTTCGACACGCCGCTCGGGCGGATCGGCATGATGATCTGCTACGACAAGGTCTTCCCCGAGGCGGCCCGTGGCCTGGCGCTCGACGGGGCGGAGATCATCGTCTGCCTGTCAGCCTGGCCGATGGCGCGCACCAAGCCGGCCGACACGCCGGCCGGCGATCGCTGGCGCTTCCGATTCGACACCTTCGATGTGGCCCGCGCGTTGGAGAACCAGGTGGTCTTCGTGTCGGCGAACCAGGTCGGCCGGTTCGGGACGCTGACGTTCGTCGGCAACTCGAAGATCCTGCACGCGGACGGCACGGAGCTCGCCGCGACCGGCGAGGAGCCAGGGATGGCCGTCGCCCGCCTGGACGTCGACGAGGCGCTGTTCGTCGCCCGGCGCGGCCTGAACCACCTGCGCGCCCGGCGCCCGGACGCCTACGACACCCAGTGCCTGCTGGCCGGCGAGCCGCTGCTGCGCCAGCCACCCCGGCTCATCCCGCCGGCACGCACCGGCTGACCCGTTCGCCGGCTGACCCACGTGCCGGCTGACCCACTGTCTGCAGGGAGACGATGCCCGCCATGACCCTCGCGGCCACCGAACGTGTCGTGATCGTCGGCGCCGGCGCCGCTGGTCTGCTGGCCGCGGTGTTCCTCGCCCGTGCCGGCCGCCAGGTGCTGGTCGTCGACCGGGACGCCGCCACGCCGCCCGGGGCGGGCGAGCCCCGGCCGGGGGTGCCACAGGCGCGCCATTCGCACGCCTACCTGGCCCGGTTCCGGGCGCTGCTCACGCAGCGGGCGCCGGACCTGCTGGCCCGGCTGCTGGCCGCGGGGGCGCGCGAGATCTCGCTCGCGCGGACCGCTCCCGCCGAGATCCGCCGGTCCCTGGCGGCCGCCCCGGCCGGGCCGGGTGCCGGCGTCCCGGGGCTGCCCGCCGATGCGGGCGAGCTGGTGGTGCTCGGCGCCCGGCGCTCCCTGCTCGACGACGTGCTGCGCACCGCGGCGCTGGCCGAGCCTGGGGTCACGATCCGGGACGGCTGCCGGGTCACCGGCCTGGTGACCGCCCCGGCCTCCGCTGGCGGGGTGCCCTGGGTACGCGGCGTGCGCCTCGCCGACGGGACCAGCATCGCGGC is a genomic window of Pseudofrankia inefficax containing:
- a CDS encoding MGDG synthase family glycosyltransferase, which translates into the protein MAAESAWPARGARIGDPAQVPTVPFRPEDVPTLPDSGTSPGQARQARSAGGPYPGMRGFDVPFARPRPSGGALLLTGSLGMGHHVMAQACASSLEARQMRVRTLDSLRMLGGPGGRLGEAVFRGMLEVPGLYDAFHFNQLRTGGRIATAIDALSSRFLVPRMRDELTREPVSVVISVFATGAAAASRVKADFPGLVTVVFCTDVCPHRLWVHQNTDLYLVTSPTAMRYVRRFHPRAEIAVVPTPVRAPFYEAPTQRDARLAFGIPLEARCVLLMSGAWGLGPLVAAAEAMAAAGVWVFAVAGHNAKLARRLAALAEREHRVIPFGFTDRIPQLMAAADLVVTSSGDTCSEARVVGRDLLLLDVVPGHGRDNLQGELEKGGAEIAGRDPRALTRSVLAALDGVRPPTTRVTRGPREWEDAFGKALALVGLTPGR
- a CDS encoding NAD-dependent epimerase/dehydratase family protein; the encoded protein is MRVAVTGGSGFIGAHVVDRLLDAGHEVRALDLAVNGADTRADHRVVDVLDLEAVAGAFDGCDAVFHIAGMSNVDLAFADPVGTVRLNVEGTGNVCEAARRTGVRRVLFASTVWVYGAVPDADGRPEVGAAGGESLTEDSVIELGRAGHIYTSTKLAAELLLHSYRETYGLPFTILRYGIPYGPGMRDELVLARFVARAVAGEPLTVAGDGRQFRRYVYVRDLADAHVRALTAPAAENETIALEGAERISVLDMAEAVRAHFPGVEIEHVPARPGDYRGREVSAERAARLLDWRPTTTFHDGVRQYVEWYRANRADGKSGKRADQAGVDGSPAGRPRRPAVPAAPADDATAREPSRQDGAPATPSARRAGLAASPVER
- a CDS encoding DegT/DnrJ/EryC1/StrS family aminotransferase codes for the protein MQVPAARIVFSEADRAEIAAATAEILATGQLTLGPYTREFENAFARAHAAPFAIAVNSGTAALEIILRAVDVAGADVVLPTNTFAATAFAVQRAGGRPVFADVDPNTFALSAETVAEVLTERTKAVVVVHVGGLIPAGVSALRALCDKRGLALVEDAAHAHGSQRAGRYAGQFGVAAAFSFYPTKVITSGEGGMIVTSDDRIRDEALLYRDQGKAGFLGNVHIRQGYAWRMSEIHAVTGLVHLRRLPEFLAVRARIAARYDAAIDANPGLERPRTPPADVNNYYKYIVLPSSGVDRTSLRKELKEKHGVGLAGEVYEAPLHQQPVFESLAAGTLPVAEDVCARHICLPIHSDMTDAEADHVLTGLSGALRAQLLTG
- a CDS encoding amidohydrolase family protein translates to MPLREVRDAHRHLGVLPAFGFYGGPPVTPDVSARGTLAELRADLDREGTARALVIPNYGVPDVAVTFGFNELCVEAAQADDRIRAGLWVSPRPADAALTEQALQLAGERGVAALKLSFLLGGRADAPDCAPQLDAIFATAAARDLVVHVHTSPGAASDIDVVGHLVDRYADDVRIHLVHLGGGVSGHIKLIGGRFFDWVAAGKRVYTDTSWAVGFAPRWLATEIERRGLGHDRLLFASDEPWGDHPGELARLAAAVGDGELARHVFTDNFDTLYGCHSP
- a CDS encoding MSMEG_0572/Sll0783 family nitrogen starvation response protein; this translates as MELTELEQQSIAEVPHPSLPPGSNLYGSTKIFPDYQAENGESYLTLIHGIAHESSVSFVAILQATRALRKGFESVIYFYGPGAMNAMATRGFPHTGDSAFAGEHNINNQLETFIKEGGKVYVCRFGLSLHGLREEDLIEGVIPAHPLDIQDCVIHYARKGAVINSTYMF
- a CDS encoding MSMEG_0568 family radical SAM protein yields the protein MTLPPTPSAASVNADGGPAAATTRPATAGQARPPDLTTDHLTTDHLMTDKASAALTASADLDTGSRLAAARPASLETRVGLAVHGVRLTAPVSRRAGAGPSDDGHVVLGGRGVALPIVATSRYEVSGDRLLFEGTDLGIPVEPVRRPRFYDLTTADGIRYEQLARLHGADVLATTVLQTCVRYQEADRCRFCAIEESLRAGATTARKTPAQLAEVAEAAVRLDGVRQLVMTTGSTAAPDRGARLLAEAVRAVLAAVPGLPIQVQCEPPADLGAIRELREAGASAIGIHVESLDDAVRARWMPGKATVPLAAYEAAWTEAVRVFGRNRVSTYLLIGLGEDPDELVAGAERLIGLGVYPFVVPFRPIAGTLAARDGARAPDQAVVADVTRRVAAALRAAGMRGADQTAGCAACGACSALPEAGG
- a CDS encoding MSMEG_0567/sll0787 family protein; this translates as MVGALLAGDPVAAGPVAPAGLSGRPGPVDTLAVWGDPGTLRRRPPYRIERAHDAATIAAYHRLRRAVFVDEQGLFADGPAGDLDETDEDPRTTVLVARAVGGPQEGQVIGGVRLGPTAAWPGPDIGWWQGGRLAVRAAARQRYAGVGGALVRAACAHAEAAGALRFDATVQQSRERFFGRLGWMTVGPTTVNGAPHALMRWPIHRVAMLAAITKAPLGALLGGLRPGGTGFVGDDGAPVPGTDMVAACDAILPAMVDRDPFWAGWCGVLVNLNDLAAMGAQPLGLLDAVAGPTESRVSRVLAGLRAASDAFAVPILGGHSQLGVASSLAVTAVGRAEEPIRAGAGLPGHVITVTADLAGGWRPGYTGRQWDSTSTRRTAELRGMLSLTVRHRPVAAKDVSMAGIVGTLGMLAESSGCSAEIDVARVPRPAGVPAGDWLTCFPGFAMVTADVPERPMPAMSQAVSACCGRLVPGSGVSLLWPDGLRTPVLGGHVTGMGPA
- a CDS encoding carbon-nitrogen hydrolase family protein — encoded protein: MSVMTIGVVSDSFGRDLATCFEQVARYIEKARAQGVQLLALPEAALGGYLPELGSTDDPGVGEPAPLLAADGPQIARLVELAGDMIVCIGYSERAGARRYNSAVCVGGGEVLGRYRKVHLPLSEGASYDAGTGFHAFDTPLGRIGMMICYDKVFPEAARGLALDGAEIIVCLSAWPMARTKPADTPAGDRWRFRFDTFDVARALENQVVFVSANQVGRFGTLTFVGNSKILHADGTELAATGEEPGMAVARLDVDEALFVARRGLNHLRARRPDAYDTQCLLAGEPLLRQPPRLIPPARTG